The following are encoded in a window of Castanea sativa cultivar Marrone di Chiusa Pesio chromosome 5, ASM4071231v1 genomic DNA:
- the LOC142635998 gene encoding general transcription and DNA repair factor IIH subunit TFB2: MPEVKIIAKNFMDMVASLPAMKLDKLYDNAFICEAILRSLPPLAKKYVLQMLYIDSPITAKSMEVWVLPDGSSKHRVAIDRLIQLRVFSETVDRRKETTYKINPTFQTNLQKLLTHGEVLPREPMPSNITVRLPSVEDLDVYAIGQWECFLLQLISSAQAERPSNISSSMMKVFQRGLLSQRDKEAPRLTESGFQFLLMDTNAQLWYIIREYISNSEERGVDPADLISFLLELSFHVTGEAYNSNTLTEVQRNTIKDLTDLGLVKLQQGRKESWFIPTKLATNLSVSLTDSSSRKQGFVVVETNFRLYAYSTSKLHCEILRLFSRVEYQLPNLIVGAITKESLYNAFENGITADQIISFLQQNAHPRVAERIPTVPENVTDQIRLWESDLNRVEMTPAHYYDEFPSREIFEAACDHAREWNGLLWEDSKRMRLVVKAEIHIHMRDHLRGQKQ, from the exons ATGCCAGAGGTAAAGATAATAGCGAAGAATTTCATGGACATGGTGGCGTCCTTGCCGGCCATGAAGCTTGACAAGCTCTACGACAACGCTTTCATCTGCGAAGCCATTCTCAG GTCTTTGCCACCTTTGGCCAAGAAGTATGTTTTACAAATGTTATACATTGATTCTCCGATAACTGCCAAGTCAATGGAGGTGTGGGTACTTCCAGATGGGTCCTCGAAGCATAGAGTTGCGATTGATAGGTTGATTCAGTTAAGGGTATTCTCTGAAACTGTTGACAG GAGAAAGGAAACAACTTACAAAATCAATCCAACATTTCAGACAAACCTCCAAAAACTTTTAACACACGG TGAAGTTTTGCCAAGGGAACCAATGCCTTCTAACATAACCGTGAGGCTCCCAAGCGTGGAGGATCTTGATGTGTATGCCATTGGACAATGGGAG TGTTTCCTGCTCCAACTTATAAGCTCGGCTCAAGCTGAAAGGCCATCAAATATCAGCTCTTCTATGATGAAAGTTTTCCAGAGAGGCCTTTTGAGTCAAAG GGATAAAGAAGCTCCACGATTAACTGAAAGTGGTTTCCAGTTCTTG CTGATGGACACCAATGCACAACTTTGGTACATCATCAGAGAATACATCTCTAATTCTGAG GAGCGAGGTGTGGATCCAGCTGATTTAATTTCATTCCTATTAGAGCTTAGCTTTCATGTCACTGGTGAG GCATATAATAGTAACACATTGACTGAAGTTCAGAGGAATACGATTAAGGACCTAACAGACTTGGGATTGGTAAAACTTCAGCAG GGCAGGAAAGAGAGTTGGTTTATACCTACTAAATTAGCTACCAATCTTTCAGTGAGCTTAACAGATTCATCGTCACGGAAACAA GGATTTGTTGTTGTGGAAACAAATTTTAGGTTGTATGCGTACTCTACTTCAAAGTTGCATTGTGAAATTCTACGTCTTTTCTCAAG GGTAGAGTATCAACTTCCAAATCTTATAGTTGGGGCAATCACAAAAGAAAGTTTGTATAATGCTTTCGAAAATGGTATTACAGCAGATCAG ataatttcttttcttcagcAGAATGCTCATCCTCGTGTAGCAGAGAGAATACCAACTGTGCCAGAAAATGTCACAGATCAG ATTAGGCTGTGGGAATCAGATCTGAATAGGGTTGAGATGACTCCTGCACATTATTATGATGAATTTCCTTCTAGG GAAATCTTTGAGGCTGCTTGTGACCATGCACGAGAGTGGAATGGGTTGCTATGGGAGGATTCAAAACGTATGCGTCTTGTTGTCAAGGCAGAAATACACATCCATATGCGAGACCATTTACGCGGTCAAAAGCAGTAG
- the LOC142634258 gene encoding uncharacterized protein LOC142634258 isoform X2: MLPQQWASPCGNQCTNKYAALMQIPWRVFCKKGCDADGETWEECLEECNEICYKDPVLKDHQWSSYIDRSPGHSTYSEECFHACVSGCGYKCSMLMLEISVASRW; encoded by the exons atgttACCACAGCAGTGGGCGTCGCCTTGCGGAAACCAGTGCACCAACAAATACGCAGCACTGATGCAGATTCCAT GGCGAGTATTTTGCAAAAAGGGCTGTGATGCTGATGGagagacatgggaagaat GCTTGGAGGAGTGCAATGAGATATGCTATAAGGACCCTGTATTAAAGGACCACCAATGGAGTTCCTACATTGACCGTTCTCCTGGACATTCCACCTACTCAGAG GAATGTTTCCATGCTTGTGTATCTGGCTGTGGTTACAAG TGCTCAATGCTGATGTTGGAGATTTCAGTAGCATCCAGATGGTGA
- the LOC142634258 gene encoding uncharacterized protein LOC142634258 isoform X1 — translation MLPQQWASPCGNQCTNKYAALMQIPWRVFCKKGCDADGETWEECLEECNEICYKDPVLKDHQWSSYIDRSPGHSTYSEECFHACVSGCGYKFDMHSEKVDKVRPNRPLKLPPPVPKPTRPSVDHIETAEDIPSTSA, via the exons atgttACCACAGCAGTGGGCGTCGCCTTGCGGAAACCAGTGCACCAACAAATACGCAGCACTGATGCAGATTCCAT GGCGAGTATTTTGCAAAAAGGGCTGTGATGCTGATGGagagacatgggaagaat GCTTGGAGGAGTGCAATGAGATATGCTATAAGGACCCTGTATTAAAGGACCACCAATGGAGTTCCTACATTGACCGTTCTCCTGGACATTCCACCTACTCAGAG GAATGTTTCCATGCTTGTGTATCTGGCTGTGGTTACAAG TTTGATATGCACTCGGAGAAAGTTGATAAAGTTCGTCCGAATAGGCCACTAAAGCTTCCCCCCCCTGTTCCAAAGCCAACCAGACCATCTGTTGATCACATAGAGACTGCTGAAGACATTCCTAGCACTTCTGCATAG